One stretch of Candidatus Bathyarchaeia archaeon DNA includes these proteins:
- a CDS encoding TrmB family transcriptional regulator: protein MEDTVKAFSELGLTELEARILVALQKHNRTTAKDISVTLDVHRQQIYNALTDLQKKGLVTEQLGRPSQFKTAPLNQLFGILLERKSNWLSNMEKKTAEISKTFKESLPEYNVKAEYTFDLITGTERVKSALHKWGKPSRTIDTTVKFDPLMLRIAEALDTRRIEYRKDLELRIVTDNTKYYSTFRQNFPKREVRVLKYPVPLELVIYDRKRAHLAVYPNRCVSASSEVAVLTSNHPCFVEMLQNCFDILWRASKEKPNLILDK, encoded by the coding sequence ATGGAAGATACTGTAAAAGCCTTCAGTGAGTTGGGCTTGACAGAACTGGAAGCAAGAATTCTAGTCGCTCTGCAAAAGCATAATCGCACGACCGCTAAAGACATCTCAGTAACACTAGATGTTCATAGACAACAAATTTACAACGCTTTGACTGACCTGCAGAAAAAAGGGTTAGTAACGGAACAGCTTGGCAGACCAAGCCAGTTCAAAACAGCGCCATTAAACCAGTTATTTGGCATACTACTTGAGAGGAAATCGAATTGGCTTTCCAACATGGAAAAGAAAACAGCCGAAATATCGAAAACTTTCAAGGAAAGCCTACCAGAATATAACGTAAAAGCTGAATATACATTCGATTTAATAACCGGAACGGAAAGAGTAAAGAGCGCCCTTCATAAGTGGGGAAAACCTTCAAGGACAATAGATACTACGGTAAAATTCGACCCCCTTATGCTGCGGATCGCAGAAGCACTTGACACGCGCAGAATTGAATATAGAAAAGATTTAGAACTACGAATAGTGACAGATAATACTAAATATTATTCTACTTTTCGGCAAAATTTCCCAAAACGAGAGGTCAGGGTCTTAAAGTATCCTGTTCCGCTTGAACTGGTTATATACGACAGAAAAAGGGCGCATTTGGCTGTTTATCCAAATAGATGCGTCTCAGCATCATCTGAAGTTGCGGTGTTAACTTCTAATCACCCGTGCTTTGTCGAGATGCTACAAAACTGCTTTGACATACTATGGAGAGCATCGAAAGAAAAGCCGAACCTTATACTTGACAAATAG